The genomic segment GCCGTGTCGGCGTCGGCGACCTGGTTCTGCACCACCCTGATGTCGGGGTTCTCGGCCTCGAAGTCCGCGATGATCTCGTTGAAGTCCTCGAGGGCCTCGCCCTTGAACTGGAAGAAGTTCAGCTCGGTCACCCCGTCGCCGGGCTGCTGTGCGCAGCCGCCGATCGCGGCGGCCGCTGCGACGACGGTCAGAGCCGCGAGCGGCCGGACCCATCGTCGATGACTGGTTCTCATGGTGCGCCTCCTTGCGCGTGGATGGATGGTGGTCCGTTCAGCCCGCTGCGGTGATCTCGAGGACCATCGCCTGCTGCGGACGCTGCACGGGAGGACGGACGCCGGCCTCGGCCAGCTCCAGGCCGGTCATCACGATCTCGGCGCCCGCCCATTCGAGGGGCGACTGGCCGGCGTCCTCGCCGTCACGCATCCGCACCTGCACCCGGTAGACGCGGGCGGGGTCGAGCCCCGGCATCCGCACCCGTCCCGCCGGGTAGGCGGCGCTCGAGGCGGTCTGCACGACGGTGAAGACGGCGGACGCGGTGTCCGCCGCCACGACGCCGCGCACGTCGATGCCGGGCTCCGTGCCGTCGACGTGCACCACGCGCCCGCTCGCGATGAGCGGGCGCAGGCGCTTGGCGAGCGCCACCCACTCCGCGATCTCTTCGCGCTTGCGCTCGTCGACCGTGGTGAGGTCCCACTCGATGCCGAAGTGGCCGAACAGGGCGACCGCGCCGCTGAGACCGAGCGAGACCGTGCGGCCGGACGAGTGGACGACGGGGCTGGTGAGGTGCATGCCGAGCATCTCGGGAGGGACGACCAGCCCGGTGTGCTTCTGGTTCTCGAGGCGCTCGAGCGGGTCGAGGCTGTCGCTGGTCCACACGCGATCGGTGCGGTCGAGGATGCCGAGGTCCACCCGGGCGCCGCCCGAGGCGCAGCTCTCGATCTCCAGTCCCGGGTGTGCGGCCTTGAGCTCGTCCAGCAGGCGGTAGACGGCGAGGGTGTGGGCGTGCACGCGGGCTGCGCCGGCCGGTCCGCCGGCCGCGTCGACGAGGTCGCGGTTGTGGTCCCACTTGAGGTAGGCGATGGGGTACTCGTCCAGGAGCGCGTGCAGGCGTGCGGCGATGTGGGCGTATGCGTCGGGGATCGACAGGTCCAGGACCTGCTGCTGACGACCGGACGGCGGCAGCGACATCCGCCCACGGAGGATCCAGTCGGGATGCCGTCGCGCCAGCTCGCTGTCGGGGTTGACCATCTCGGGCTCGACCCAGAGGCCGAACTCCATGCCGAGCGCCCGGACGTGGTCGATGAGCGGGTGCAGGCCGTGCGCCCACACCTCGCGGTCGACGGTCCAGTCGCCGAGGCCCGCGGTGTCGTCGCGCCGGCCCTCGAACCAGCCGTCGTCGAGGACGAAGCGCTCCACGCCGACGGAGACCGCCGCATCGGCCAGCGCCGTAAGGCGCTCGAGCGAGTGATCGAAGTAGACCGCCTCCCAGGTGTTCAGCGTCACCGGGCGCGGGCGCCGCGGGTGCTGGGGGCGGGCGCGCCACTCGTCGTGGAAGCGGTGCGACAGCGCCGTGAGGCCGTCGCCCCACGAGCCGATCACCCACGGTGAGCTGTAGGCCGCGCCGGGAGCGAGCACCACCTCACCGGGAAGGAGCAGCTCGCCGCCGGCGAGGAGCGCATCACCGGTGACGCTGCGCTCCGCGACGACGCGGTGGTTGCCGCTCCAGGCGACGTGGATGCCGTGGACGCGACCCCGCTCGAAGCCGAAACCGGGGCGTCCGGCGGCGAGCAGGATGGCCGAGTCGGCGCCGGTGCGGCCGCGCCGGCTCTCGCGCACGTGCGAGCCGATGCCGAGCTGACGTCGCTGCGGGGCCCGCTCGCGCAGGTGGTGTCCGGTGGTGTCGAACACCTCCGTCGCGTCGGCGGGAAGCGGGAACGTCGTCAGGAGCGATTGCAGCGTGTACGGCGTCGTCCCGGTGTTGCGCACCGTGAGGCGCTGATGGAGCAGCCCGCTCGGTCCGAGCCGCAGCTCCACCCGGACCGCGAGGTCGGCTTCGGCGTCTGCCAGGGCGATGCTCGCGCGATGCTCGGCGGCCTGCACGTCGACGGTCGCGAGACGGATGCTGACACCGTTGCCGTCGCGGTGTCCCTCGAGCCCGGGCGTCCCGAACCAGCCGTCGGCCGCGACGGGGACGAGCGAGAGAGCGGGGGTCGCGTCCAGGCCGCCCGACACGCGCTGAGCGCGGGCGGCGATCGCCGTCCCCCGCAGGGTGGCGGGCGTAGAGCCGGTCAGCGCGGCGCCCCAGTGCACGATCGACGGACCGGGCGACGCGTCCAGGTCCAGCACGACGCTCGTGCCGCCCCGGGTCAGGTGGAGGACGTGCGGAGCGGAGGTGGTCACGGTCTGCTCGGCGTCGAGCTGCGAGTCGCTGCGGTGCATGAGTTAGTTCTACCATGGAACTAATGCAGGGATCAAGAGTCGTTTCCAGCGACGATCTCCTGGGGAGAACGCCCCATTGGTGCCACAATGGAAGCATTTCGCTCGGACCGAGGAGGTTCATCGCCGATGCTGACGGACAGTGAACGCGCGCTCGCACGGGCCGTGCTGATCCACGGGCCGATCGCCCGCAGCGCCCTGACGAGCCGGCTCGGCCTGTCGCCGGCGAGTCTCACCCGGCTCGCCAAGCCGTTCCTCGACCGCGGATACCTCGTCGAGCTCGAGGACCTCGCCGACGGCTCGGTCGGCCGCCCGGTGCGCCCGCTGGACGTCGCGCCCGGGCTGGGGCGGTTCATCGGTGTCAAGATCACCGGCGACGCGATGCACGTCGTCGCCACCGACGTCCGTGCGGACCTGCTCGCGCAGCGCACCGAGGCCCTGCGCTCGCACGAGCCCGAGGCGGTCGCGGCGCAGATCGCCGATGCGGTGGCCGCGATCGGCGTGGACGGCGTGATCGGTGCCGGCGTGGCCCTGGGTGGCGCCGTCGACGGCGCGGTCGCCCGCTACGCGCCGTTCCTCGAGTGGGAGGACGTCCCCTTCGGCGCACTTCTCCAGCGCGGGCTCGGCGTCCCCGTCGTCCTCGAGAACGACGTCATCGCGCTCAGCGAAGCCGAGAGGTGGTTCGGGCTCGGGCGCGGCATCCCGGGCTTCTTCGTCATCACCATCGGCGCCGGCGTCGGCTACGGGCTCGTCGTCGACGGTGAGGTCGTGCGATCGACCGAGGCCGGGCTGGGCTTCGGCGGACACATCCCGCTCTCCGACAGCGGCCCGCTCTGTCCGTCGGGCCACCGCGGCTGCTCGCAGGCGATGCTGACGTCCGGCTCGATCGCCGCGCAGGTCTCCGCGGCGCTCCAGCGCACGGTGAGCTACCCGCAGGTCCTCGAGCTGGCGTCCGCGGGCGATCCTGCCGCGCTCGCGGTCGTCGATGCGGCGGCGGATGCGCTCGGGCGGTTCATCGCGCTCGCGGCCAATCTCACGTTCCAGCCGGCGGCGGTGCTCGCAGGGGAGGGGATCGCCCTCTTCGACATCGCCGAGGAGCGCGTCCGCGCGGCGATCGCGGCGGGGCGCGATCCGCGGGCGGACGCGGTGCGGCTCTATGTCGACGACTCGGGGTTCACCGCCTGGGCGCGGGGCGCTGCCGCCGTCGCGATCCAGGCGGCCGTCGATCGGCTCCGCCTGGATTAGGGAATAACCTCGACCTGCACACGTTGCACGATATACATTCATTTGCATAGATTCGTCCGCGACGGAGAACCCGCACGGCGAAAGAGCGGAGAAGCGATCGTGAGCGAGAGCACCACGTGGTCGGGAATGCAGTTCGGAATCTTCACGGTGAGCGACATCACCGAGGACCCGACGAACGGCACCACCCCCAGTGAGGCCGAGCGCATCAAGGCGACCATCGAGATCGCCAAGCACGCCGAGGAGGTGGGGCTCGACGTCTTCGCGCTGGGCGAGCACCACAACCCGCCGTTCTGGTCGTCGTCGCCGACGACGACCCTCGCGTACATCGCCGCGCAGACCGAGCGCCTGATCCTGTCCACCGCGACGACCCTCATCACCACCAACGACCCGGTGAAGATCGCCGAGGACTACGCGATGCTCCAGCACGTGTCCGGCGGCCGCACCGACCTGATGCTCGGCCGCGGCAACACCGGCCCGGTGTACCCGTGGTTCGGCAAGGACATCCGCCAGGGCCTGCCGCTGGCCATCGAGAACTACAACCTGCTGCACCGCCTCTGGCGCGAGGACGTCGTGGACTGGGAGGGTCAGTTCCGCACGCCGCTGCAGGGCTTCACCTCGACGCCCCGCCCCCTCGACGGGGTGCCGCCGTTCGTGTGGCACGGCTCGATCCGCACGCCCGAGATCGCCGAGCAGGCGGCGTACTACGGCGACGGCTTCTTCGCCAACAACATCTTCTGGCCCAAGGAGCACTACCAGCGCCTGATCACGCTGTACCGTCAGCGCTTCGCGCACTACGGTCACGGCACGCCCGAGGAGGCGATCGTGGGCCTGGGCGGCCAGGTCTTCATGGCCAGGAACTCGCAGGACGCCGTCCGGGACTTCCGGCCGTACTTCGACAACGCCCCGGTGTACGGCCACGGCCCGTCGCTGGAGGACTTCAGCGAGATGACCCCGCTGACGGTGGGCTCGCCGCAGCAGGTGATCGACCGGTACGCCGCGATGCGCGAGACGTTCGGCGACTACCAGCGCCAGCTGTTCCTCATCGACCACGCCGGCCTCCCCTTGAAGACCGTGCTCGAGCAGCTCGACATCCTGGGCGGCGAAGTGGTCCCGGTGCTGCGCAAGGAGCTGCAGAAGGACCGTCCCGTCGAGGTGCCGGATGCCCCCACCCACGCGAACCGGGTCGCGGCGGCGTACGGCGGCCAGGCGCCGCGGCAGGCGGTCCCCGGCGCCAACCGGGGCGACAACCTGGTGGGCGCGAGCCCGTACCAGGACAGCCCGGCCCCTGCCGGCGCGGCGTTCGGCCTCGGCCGGAAGGGAGCCTGACATGACCTCCGCCCGTCGCATCGCCGTCGTCTCGGCGGGGCTG from the Microbacterium atlanticum genome contains:
- a CDS encoding alpha-galactosidase: MHRSDSQLDAEQTVTTSAPHVLHLTRGGTSVVLDLDASPGPSIVHWGAALTGSTPATLRGTAIAARAQRVSGGLDATPALSLVPVAADGWFGTPGLEGHRDGNGVSIRLATVDVQAAEHRASIALADAEADLAVRVELRLGPSGLLHQRLTVRNTGTTPYTLQSLLTTFPLPADATEVFDTTGHHLRERAPQRRQLGIGSHVRESRRGRTGADSAILLAAGRPGFGFERGRVHGIHVAWSGNHRVVAERSVTGDALLAGGELLLPGEVVLAPGAAYSSPWVIGSWGDGLTALSHRFHDEWRARPQHPRRPRPVTLNTWEAVYFDHSLERLTALADAAVSVGVERFVLDDGWFEGRRDDTAGLGDWTVDREVWAHGLHPLIDHVRALGMEFGLWVEPEMVNPDSELARRHPDWILRGRMSLPPSGRQQQVLDLSIPDAYAHIAARLHALLDEYPIAYLKWDHNRDLVDAAGGPAGAARVHAHTLAVYRLLDELKAAHPGLEIESCASGGARVDLGILDRTDRVWTSDSLDPLERLENQKHTGLVVPPEMLGMHLTSPVVHSSGRTVSLGLSGAVALFGHFGIEWDLTTVDERKREEIAEWVALAKRLRPLIASGRVVHVDGTEPGIDVRGVVAADTASAVFTVVQTASSAAYPAGRVRMPGLDPARVYRVQVRMRDGEDAGQSPLEWAGAEIVMTGLELAEAGVRPPVQRPQQAMVLEITAAG
- a CDS encoding ROK family transcriptional regulator, with the translated sequence MLTDSERALARAVLIHGPIARSALTSRLGLSPASLTRLAKPFLDRGYLVELEDLADGSVGRPVRPLDVAPGLGRFIGVKITGDAMHVVATDVRADLLAQRTEALRSHEPEAVAAQIADAVAAIGVDGVIGAGVALGGAVDGAVARYAPFLEWEDVPFGALLQRGLGVPVVLENDVIALSEAERWFGLGRGIPGFFVITIGAGVGYGLVVDGEVVRSTEAGLGFGGHIPLSDSGPLCPSGHRGCSQAMLTSGSIAAQVSAALQRTVSYPQVLELASAGDPAALAVVDAAADALGRFIALAANLTFQPAAVLAGEGIALFDIAEERVRAAIAAGRDPRADAVRLYVDDSGFTAWARGAAAVAIQAAVDRLRLD
- a CDS encoding LLM class flavin-dependent oxidoreductase → MQFGIFTVSDITEDPTNGTTPSEAERIKATIEIAKHAEEVGLDVFALGEHHNPPFWSSSPTTTLAYIAAQTERLILSTATTLITTNDPVKIAEDYAMLQHVSGGRTDLMLGRGNTGPVYPWFGKDIRQGLPLAIENYNLLHRLWREDVVDWEGQFRTPLQGFTSTPRPLDGVPPFVWHGSIRTPEIAEQAAYYGDGFFANNIFWPKEHYQRLITLYRQRFAHYGHGTPEEAIVGLGGQVFMARNSQDAVRDFRPYFDNAPVYGHGPSLEDFSEMTPLTVGSPQQVIDRYAAMRETFGDYQRQLFLIDHAGLPLKTVLEQLDILGGEVVPVLRKELQKDRPVEVPDAPTHANRVAAAYGGQAPRQAVPGANRGDNLVGASPYQDSPAPAGAAFGLGRKGA